The following coding sequences lie in one Zingiber officinale cultivar Zhangliang chromosome 2B, Zo_v1.1, whole genome shotgun sequence genomic window:
- the LOC122049133 gene encoding WD-40 repeat-containing protein MSI4-like has protein sequence MIIFFLRFVDKSVHMFDQRNLTSGGVGAPVHKLDGHKVAVLYVQWFLDKASIFRRAAEDGFLNIWDYEVYKSQVLQS, from the exons ATGATCATATTTTTTCTCAGGTTTGTTGATAAGTCTGTGCATATGTTTGATCAACGTAACCTAACTTCTGGTGGTGTTGGTGCACCAGTACACAAACTTGATGGTCACAAGGTTGCTGTTCTCTATGTTCAG TGGTTTCTTGACAAAgcatcaatttttagaagagctgCTGAGGATGGCTTCCTCAATATATGGGATTATGAAG tttacaaatctcaagtactccagagttga